The region GATAAAACCTACAGCAAAAATTATGATGAAATTCTGATACTCTTAAAAACAGGTCTTCGTATTTCAGAGTTTGGTGGTTTGACACTTCCAGATTTAGATTTTGAGAATCGTCTTGTCAATATAGACCATCAGCTATTGAGAGATACTGAAATTGGGTACTACATTGAAACACCAAAGACCAAAAGTGGTGAACGTCAAGTTCCTATGGTTGAAGAAGCCTATCAAGCATTTAAGCGAGTGTTAGCGAATCGAAAGAATGATAAGCGTGTTGAGATTGATGGATATAGTGATTTCCTCTTTCTTAATAGAAAGAACTATCCAAAAGTGGCGAGTGACTATAATGGTATGATGAAAGGTCTTGTTAAGAAATACAACAAGTATAATGATGATAAGTTACCACACATCACTCCACGTGGAGTGTGTAAGTTTGTTAGAGAAACGTAGTTAATCCTCAAAAGATTCCCCAAACCTTTTGAGTCCCACAAACGCACCACGTGGAGGCGGTATCACTGCTTGTACGAGCTTAGAAAAAATGTTGACGAAAAATCCTTGGTGTCAAGGATTTTTTTGGTATCCTCAAAAAGGTAATTTTATAATTGACAATTTGTCAGTAGAGTAGTATAATTTATAATCAGGAGGAATAAAATGCGAGATGTAAAAGATCCGGAAATTCGACGGGCTGAGATTATGGATGCTGCTATGCTCCTCTTTATGGAGAAAGGATATGCGAACACAACAACTCAGGATATAGTCGATAAGGTAAATATATCACGAGGTTTGTTATACTATCACTTTAAGAACAAAGAAGATATTCTGTATTGTCTTGTGGAACGTTATTCAGAGAAATTATTGAGAGATATTCATGTGATTGTCAATGATGACGACAAAACTGCTATTGAAAAAATAAGAGCCTTTATAGATGCCACAATAATCTCTACAGATAACGTTTCAGCGGAAGGAACTGAGTTACAAAAGACGGTTGATCTTGAAGAAAATCGTTATATGTTAGATAAGTTATCTCATAAGCTCATTGAAAAACTGACTATATATTTTGAGAGGATAATAAATCAAGGCATCTCAGAAAAAGTATTTTCTGTAAAATATCCATCAGAAACAGCAGAATTTCTGATGACAGCCTATGTTTTTGTTTCAAATAACATAGGTATCATAACTTCAAAGAAAGAACCTGTCAAAGATTACTTGAATGCATTTAAGATAATGCTGGAACAAAATCTAAATACAAAAGGACTCTTTAGCAATTAAAAAAAGATAGAATGTTTGTAAAGAGAACTATGTACCGATAGCTAAATCAAAACAAGCTATCGGTATTATTTCAAAATATAACTGACAAATTGTCAATGGAGAAGAAAATATGTTAGAGATAAAGAATTTTAGTAAAAGTTATGGGGATAAGAAGGTTGTGGATAACCTATCTATTTCAGTACAGCCTGGAGATATTTATGGTTTTATTGGAGCAAATGGTGCGGGAAAAACGTCAACGATAAAGGCAGTTGTCGGTATCCATGATTTTGAAGACGGAAGTATAATTATCAACGGTCATTCTATTAAAGAAGAACCTGTTATTTGTAAAAAAATGATGGCGTATATCCCAGATAATCCAGATTTGTATGAACATATGACAGGACTTCAATATATTAATCTTATTGCTGACTTGTTTGAAATTCCTACAAAAATACGCAGGGAGAGAATCCAAAAATACGGTGATTTATTTGATATGACTGAGCATCTTTCGGGGATTATTTCTTCATATTCACATGGTATGAAGCAACGAACAGCCATTATTTCTGCACTTGTACATTCTCCCAAACTGTTGATTTTAGATGAACCTTTTGTTGGGCTAGATCCCAAAGCAACTTTCCTACTAAAGAAAATTATGCATGAGTGTGTTTCAGATGGAGGTGCTATTTTCTTTTCAACCCATGTATTGGATGTTGCGGAAAAATTATGTAATAAGATTGCCATTATCAAAAATGGAAAGTTAATTGCAAGTGGCAATACAGGAGACGTCAAAGGTGATGAATCATTGGAGGCATTTTTCATGGAGGTGCAGGACAATGAGTAACATTTGGATATTGCTTAAAGCGCAATTGATTAATTTCTTTCCTATTAACGAGATTAGAGATTCAGGAAATAAAAAACAAAGTTCAATGGCTATTGCGAGTTTTGGTATAATAACTCTTTCCTTATTTTGCTTTGTTTATAATATACTAACAGCGAAAACATTGGTATACGTCGGACAGCAGGACTTGATACCGGCATATATGGTCTCTGTATCAAGTTTTTCAATATTATTTTTGACTATCTTTTATTCGAATGGCATTTTATTTGGCAGTCGAGATATGGAAATTCTCCTATCCTTACCTGTTAAAAGTTCGTATATTATCACCAGCAAGTTCATGTTTATGTACTTATTGAATTTTTTAATAGGCTTGATGTTTATGCTTCCAGGTGGAATTGTATGGGGCTTGAACGGAAGTTTAAACCTCCTACAGATTATATTGTATTTTACTTCTATAATTTTTGCCCCTTTGATCCCCATGTGTATAGCGACATGCATGGGAATCGTTATTGTTGTCGCTTCATCTTTTTTTAAAAGAAAAAATGTTATCTCTCTTATTTTTTCATTTGCGATGTTAGGTATAATTGGATATTTTGCATTATCAGCTTTGCAATCAGGTGATGAAAGTAGTATTGGGGTTACTCTGGCTAAGCAAATTATTGGACTGTATCCAATTTCTAGACTATTTATGTCATACTACAATTTTCCAATGTACTATGGGATGGGATTTTATATAGTTCTTTCAATAGTCGTCTTTTATCTATTTGTCAAAATTGCTTCGTTGAAGTATGGACTACTTAATACACTTGCCAATACAAAATCAAGATATGCTAATGGCAAAGTATCTTATGAAAGAAAATCGGTATTTTTTGCTTTGTATCAAAAAGAGCTTGGACGATTTTTAAGTTCTTATATGGCAGTCTTGAATGCTGGGCTTGGAGTGATTCTTTTATGTGTCTTTAGTATATGTTTCCTGTTTAATTCTGTAGAGCAAATAGGAAATTCTGCAGGAATTGAAAATATAAATGAGTATCTTTCAAACTTAGCTCCCGTCTTTATTTCATCTATGCTTTCACTCAGTTGTCCAGCAGCTTCATCTATGTCTTTAGAGGGTAAAAATATTTGGATTTTGAAAAGTTCTCCGGTTGAGGTAAGAATGATTTTAAATGCTAAGATAGCTGTTAATCTTACACTTCATTTGATTGGATATATGATTTCTATATCTGTATTTGTGCTAAAACTAGATATGAATCTCATTCAAGTCACGAACCTAATTATTGTTCCTATATGTTACTCCTTTTTTATAACTGTAATCGGAATTGCATTAAATAAAAAATATCCTAACTATGATTGGGACAGTGAGATGATAGTTGTCAAACAAAGTCTTCCTGTTATTGTAACTGGAATTATTGGTATGATTGCGCTTATTACGCCACTTTTGCTTAATTGGCTGTTTAATCTTCCGATTATATTTGTTTTACAGGTAGTATCAGTAGTTTTATTGATTATTACAATGGGTGTTTATTTAACAATAAGCAAGTCAAATTTTATCTAGTTAAAGGAGAAAAATAAGATGAAAAACAGACTGATAAAAGATATTTTGGTGTTATTAGTAATGCTAGCTATAATAGTTGTTATTTGTAGATTTCTGCCAGAAAAAGTTCCGATTCATTTCAATGCAAAAGGAGAAGCAGATATGTTTGCAAATAAATACTATCTTCTACTAGCTACAGTTATCCCCTATTCTGCATATTGGAAGTTTGTTAGGGAAAGTGATAATAAAAAGATTAAATGAAACACCATCTATATTTACAAATTGCATCAAAATTAAGAACGACGATTTTAAGAGGTGATTATGCACCTGAACAACAAATTCCTTCAATAAGGAGATTAGCAGAAAACGAGAAGTGTATCCGTCAACTGTCCAAAAAACAATGAAAGTTCTCGAAGAACAGAATTTGGTTATTAGCTGTGGAACATTAGGATATTTTGTCATAGCAAGAGAGCAAGAAATAAAGGAGTTAAGATGTCAAGAATCTAACAAGCTAGTGAAAACTTTGTTTGAAAAACTTGGTGAGCTAGGCTTTTCAGAAGATGAGATTGTCAATTTATTTTTTAGAAAAGATGCTTAGAAGAAATTGAATGGAAATTTATTAGGAT is a window of Streptococcus mitis DNA encoding:
- a CDS encoding ABC transporter ATP-binding protein, yielding MLEIKNFSKSYGDKKVVDNLSISVQPGDIYGFIGANGAGKTSTIKAVVGIHDFEDGSIIINGHSIKEEPVICKKMMAYIPDNPDLYEHMTGLQYINLIADLFEIPTKIRRERIQKYGDLFDMTEHLSGIISSYSHGMKQRTAIISALVHSPKLLILDEPFVGLDPKATFLLKKIMHECVSDGGAIFFSTHVLDVAEKLCNKIAIIKNGKLIASGNTGDVKGDESLEAFFMEVQDNE
- a CDS encoding DUF1648 domain-containing protein, yielding MKNRLIKDILVLLVMLAIIVVICRFLPEKVPIHFNAKGEADMFANKYYLLLATVIPYSAYWKFVRESDNKKIK
- a CDS encoding GntR family transcriptional regulator codes for the protein MKHHLYLQIASKLRTTILRGDYAPEQQIPSIRRLAENEKCIRQLSKKQ
- a CDS encoding TetR/AcrR family transcriptional regulator, which translates into the protein MRDVKDPEIRRAEIMDAAMLLFMEKGYANTTTQDIVDKVNISRGLLYYHFKNKEDILYCLVERYSEKLLRDIHVIVNDDDKTAIEKIRAFIDATIISTDNVSAEGTELQKTVDLEENRYMLDKLSHKLIEKLTIYFERIINQGISEKVFSVKYPSETAEFLMTAYVFVSNNIGIITSKKEPVKDYLNAFKIMLEQNLNTKGLFSN